In Bradysia coprophila strain Holo2 unplaced genomic scaffold, BU_Bcop_v1 contig_24, whole genome shotgun sequence, one genomic interval encodes:
- the LOC119078004 gene encoding esterase E4 isoform X1 has protein sequence MINAIRNFNIVCVSKRFVLFGRMISSQSSPQITLNQGTVIGVEEKLPNGNAYYTYKGIPYAEPPLGKLRFKDPIPLSKFSENILDCTKERDVSHHKDLVSAEYVGSENCLHLNVYSPLPPRDSSINTSKLAVLVWIHGGAFMSGSGNTDYYSPEYLVQENVVVVTLNYRLGVLGFLCLPEAGVPGNAGLKDQLEALKWVNRNISKFGGDASNVTLFGESAGAGSVGLHMLSDKSRKYFHKAICQSGSSLHEWLIQPDPVGKSKRIAELLGFEGGSQTETLDYLQGVEDLNGFQKHFGNVLSADEKRRGLPLCFKPCIEIDTPNAILTKSPLELMNRPNSVQIPVMIGYNSAEGIITLLDIYKKFDAYDKDIGRMIPRSLNVPNDSSSQPESLKLAELIRKFYFDGQTISKELLSEMSDLQTDYHFAIGAQLYAEMHCRRHPNSPLYFYRFAYDGKLNMFKKLLIVRQKALKQVKGACHGDELFYLFNLKIVDIERLEKSVSTRVASEMCKMWTNFAKYGEPTPSTETSLSVKWDPVQPAKDGEKFVLDYLEIDERSRMLTDPDNDRITFWRNLYEKWNGGFLKPKL, from the exons atgataaatgcaATTAGGAACTTCAATATCGTCTGTGTCAGCAAGAGATTCGTGCTATTTGGAAGG ATGATCTCGTCACAAAGCTCGCCCCAGATAACACTCAATCAGGGTACAGTGATTGGAGTTGAAGAAAAACTACCGAATGGTAATGCCTATTACACCTACAAAGGTATACCGTACGCAGAGCCACCACTAGGAAAGCTTCGTTTCAAG GATCCCATTCCCTTATCGAAGTTCTCAGAAAACATCCTCGACTGTACGAAAGAGAGAGACGTTTCGCATCACAAGGACCTGGTCAGTGCTGAATACGTTGGATCAGAAAATTGTCTACATCTAAATGTTTATTCGCCACTACCGCCAAGAGATTCCAGCATCAACACCAGTAAATTGGCTGTCCTAGTTTGGATCCATGGCGGTGCCTTCATGTCCGGCTCCGGAAATACTGACTA CTACTCTCCCGAGTATTTAGTGCAAGAAAATGTGGTGGTTGTGACATTGAATTACCGGCTTGGAGTATTAGGATTTCTGTGTCTGCCGGAAGCAGGTGTGCCTGGAAATGCAGGACTGAAAGATCAA CTAGAAGCCTTGAAGTGGGTGAATAGAAATATTTCTAAGTTCGGTGGAGATGCGAGCAATGTGACG TTATTTGGAGAATCGGCAGGAGCTGGATCAGTAGGACTACATATGTTATCAGACAAGTCACG gaaatattttcacaaagccATTTGTCAAAGTGGATCTTCATTACACGAATGGCTCATTCAACCGGATCCGGTGGGGAAATCAAAAAGAATTGCTGAACTGTTGGGTTTTGAGGGTGGTTCACAAACCGAAACTTTAG ACTATTTACAAGGCGTAGAAGATTTGAACGGTTTCCAGAAGCACTTTGGTAATGTGTTAAGTGCAGATGAGAAACGTCGAGGACTTCCTTTGTGTTTCAAGCCGTGCATAGAAATAGACACG CCCAATGCAATCCTAACCAAGTCACCATTAGAACTAATGAATCGACCAAATTCCGTCCAAATACCAGTTATGATCGGTTACAATTCTGCAGAAGGCATCATCACTCTACTGgacatttacaaaaaatttgacgcgTACGACAAAGATATTGGCAGAATGATACCTAGATCGTTGAACGTACCAAACGACTCGTCCAGCCAACCGGAATCACTAAAATTGGCCGAATTGATtcgcaaattttattttgatggacAAACGATATCCAAGGAATTGCTCAGTGAAATGTCAGATCTTCAAACTGATTATCATTTTGCCATTGGTGCCCAACTTTATGCTGAGATGCATTGCAGACGGCATCCGAA TTCCCCACTTTATTTTTACCGATTCGCCTACGACGGAAAGCTCAATATGTTCAAGAAGTTGCTAATCGTACGACAAAAGGCCTTGAAACAGGTGAAAGGGGCTTGTCATGGTGACGaactattttatttattcaa TCTGAAGATTGTGGACATCGAACGTTTGGAGAAATCTGTTAGTACACGAGTGGCTAGCGAAATGTGTAAAATGTGGACGAATTTCGCCAAATATGGAGAACCGACACCGTCAACAGAGACATCACTATCGGTAAAATGGGATCCGGTGCAACCGGCAAAGGATGGCGAAAAGTTTGTGTTAGACTATTTGGAAATTGACGAAAGGTCACGGATGTTAACTGACCCGGACAATGATCGGATCACTTTTTggagaaatttgtatgaaaagtggaaTGGCGGCTTTCTGAAAccgaaattgtaa
- the LOC119078004 gene encoding esterase FE4 isoform X2 — MISSQSSPQITLNQGTVIGVEEKLPNGNAYYTYKGIPYAEPPLGKLRFKDPIPLSKFSENILDCTKERDVSHHKDLVSAEYVGSENCLHLNVYSPLPPRDSSINTSKLAVLVWIHGGAFMSGSGNTDYYSPEYLVQENVVVVTLNYRLGVLGFLCLPEAGVPGNAGLKDQLEALKWVNRNISKFGGDASNVTLFGESAGAGSVGLHMLSDKSRKYFHKAICQSGSSLHEWLIQPDPVGKSKRIAELLGFEGGSQTETLDYLQGVEDLNGFQKHFGNVLSADEKRRGLPLCFKPCIEIDTPNAILTKSPLELMNRPNSVQIPVMIGYNSAEGIITLLDIYKKFDAYDKDIGRMIPRSLNVPNDSSSQPESLKLAELIRKFYFDGQTISKELLSEMSDLQTDYHFAIGAQLYAEMHCRRHPNSPLYFYRFAYDGKLNMFKKLLIVRQKALKQVKGACHGDELFYLFNLKIVDIERLEKSVSTRVASEMCKMWTNFAKYGEPTPSTETSLSVKWDPVQPAKDGEKFVLDYLEIDERSRMLTDPDNDRITFWRNLYEKWNGGFLKPKL; from the exons ATGATCTCGTCACAAAGCTCGCCCCAGATAACACTCAATCAGGGTACAGTGATTGGAGTTGAAGAAAAACTACCGAATGGTAATGCCTATTACACCTACAAAGGTATACCGTACGCAGAGCCACCACTAGGAAAGCTTCGTTTCAAG GATCCCATTCCCTTATCGAAGTTCTCAGAAAACATCCTCGACTGTACGAAAGAGAGAGACGTTTCGCATCACAAGGACCTGGTCAGTGCTGAATACGTTGGATCAGAAAATTGTCTACATCTAAATGTTTATTCGCCACTACCGCCAAGAGATTCCAGCATCAACACCAGTAAATTGGCTGTCCTAGTTTGGATCCATGGCGGTGCCTTCATGTCCGGCTCCGGAAATACTGACTA CTACTCTCCCGAGTATTTAGTGCAAGAAAATGTGGTGGTTGTGACATTGAATTACCGGCTTGGAGTATTAGGATTTCTGTGTCTGCCGGAAGCAGGTGTGCCTGGAAATGCAGGACTGAAAGATCAA CTAGAAGCCTTGAAGTGGGTGAATAGAAATATTTCTAAGTTCGGTGGAGATGCGAGCAATGTGACG TTATTTGGAGAATCGGCAGGAGCTGGATCAGTAGGACTACATATGTTATCAGACAAGTCACG gaaatattttcacaaagccATTTGTCAAAGTGGATCTTCATTACACGAATGGCTCATTCAACCGGATCCGGTGGGGAAATCAAAAAGAATTGCTGAACTGTTGGGTTTTGAGGGTGGTTCACAAACCGAAACTTTAG ACTATTTACAAGGCGTAGAAGATTTGAACGGTTTCCAGAAGCACTTTGGTAATGTGTTAAGTGCAGATGAGAAACGTCGAGGACTTCCTTTGTGTTTCAAGCCGTGCATAGAAATAGACACG CCCAATGCAATCCTAACCAAGTCACCATTAGAACTAATGAATCGACCAAATTCCGTCCAAATACCAGTTATGATCGGTTACAATTCTGCAGAAGGCATCATCACTCTACTGgacatttacaaaaaatttgacgcgTACGACAAAGATATTGGCAGAATGATACCTAGATCGTTGAACGTACCAAACGACTCGTCCAGCCAACCGGAATCACTAAAATTGGCCGAATTGATtcgcaaattttattttgatggacAAACGATATCCAAGGAATTGCTCAGTGAAATGTCAGATCTTCAAACTGATTATCATTTTGCCATTGGTGCCCAACTTTATGCTGAGATGCATTGCAGACGGCATCCGAA TTCCCCACTTTATTTTTACCGATTCGCCTACGACGGAAAGCTCAATATGTTCAAGAAGTTGCTAATCGTACGACAAAAGGCCTTGAAACAGGTGAAAGGGGCTTGTCATGGTGACGaactattttatttattcaa TCTGAAGATTGTGGACATCGAACGTTTGGAGAAATCTGTTAGTACACGAGTGGCTAGCGAAATGTGTAAAATGTGGACGAATTTCGCCAAATATGGAGAACCGACACCGTCAACAGAGACATCACTATCGGTAAAATGGGATCCGGTGCAACCGGCAAAGGATGGCGAAAAGTTTGTGTTAGACTATTTGGAAATTGACGAAAGGTCACGGATGTTAACTGACCCGGACAATGATCGGATCACTTTTTggagaaatttgtatgaaaagtggaaTGGCGGCTTTCTGAAAccgaaattgtaa
- the LOC119078004 gene encoding esterase FE4 isoform X3 → MAVPSCPAPEILTSDYSPEYLVQENVVVVTLNYRLGVLGFLCLPEAGVPGNAGLKDQLEALKWVNRNISKFGGDASNVTLFGESAGAGSVGLHMLSDKSRKYFHKAICQSGSSLHEWLIQPDPVGKSKRIAELLGFEGGSQTETLDYLQGVEDLNGFQKHFGNVLSADEKRRGLPLCFKPCIEIDTPNAILTKSPLELMNRPNSVQIPVMIGYNSAEGIITLLDIYKKFDAYDKDIGRMIPRSLNVPNDSSSQPESLKLAELIRKFYFDGQTISKELLSEMSDLQTDYHFAIGAQLYAEMHCRRHPNSPLYFYRFAYDGKLNMFKKLLIVRQKALKQVKGACHGDELFYLFNLKIVDIERLEKSVSTRVASEMCKMWTNFAKYGEPTPSTETSLSVKWDPVQPAKDGEKFVLDYLEIDERSRMLTDPDNDRITFWRNLYEKWNGGFLKPKL, encoded by the exons ATGGCGGTGCCTTCATGTCCGGCTCCGGAAATACTGACTAGTGA CTACTCTCCCGAGTATTTAGTGCAAGAAAATGTGGTGGTTGTGACATTGAATTACCGGCTTGGAGTATTAGGATTTCTGTGTCTGCCGGAAGCAGGTGTGCCTGGAAATGCAGGACTGAAAGATCAA CTAGAAGCCTTGAAGTGGGTGAATAGAAATATTTCTAAGTTCGGTGGAGATGCGAGCAATGTGACG TTATTTGGAGAATCGGCAGGAGCTGGATCAGTAGGACTACATATGTTATCAGACAAGTCACG gaaatattttcacaaagccATTTGTCAAAGTGGATCTTCATTACACGAATGGCTCATTCAACCGGATCCGGTGGGGAAATCAAAAAGAATTGCTGAACTGTTGGGTTTTGAGGGTGGTTCACAAACCGAAACTTTAG ACTATTTACAAGGCGTAGAAGATTTGAACGGTTTCCAGAAGCACTTTGGTAATGTGTTAAGTGCAGATGAGAAACGTCGAGGACTTCCTTTGTGTTTCAAGCCGTGCATAGAAATAGACACG CCCAATGCAATCCTAACCAAGTCACCATTAGAACTAATGAATCGACCAAATTCCGTCCAAATACCAGTTATGATCGGTTACAATTCTGCAGAAGGCATCATCACTCTACTGgacatttacaaaaaatttgacgcgTACGACAAAGATATTGGCAGAATGATACCTAGATCGTTGAACGTACCAAACGACTCGTCCAGCCAACCGGAATCACTAAAATTGGCCGAATTGATtcgcaaattttattttgatggacAAACGATATCCAAGGAATTGCTCAGTGAAATGTCAGATCTTCAAACTGATTATCATTTTGCCATTGGTGCCCAACTTTATGCTGAGATGCATTGCAGACGGCATCCGAA TTCCCCACTTTATTTTTACCGATTCGCCTACGACGGAAAGCTCAATATGTTCAAGAAGTTGCTAATCGTACGACAAAAGGCCTTGAAACAGGTGAAAGGGGCTTGTCATGGTGACGaactattttatttattcaa TCTGAAGATTGTGGACATCGAACGTTTGGAGAAATCTGTTAGTACACGAGTGGCTAGCGAAATGTGTAAAATGTGGACGAATTTCGCCAAATATGGAGAACCGACACCGTCAACAGAGACATCACTATCGGTAAAATGGGATCCGGTGCAACCGGCAAAGGATGGCGAAAAGTTTGTGTTAGACTATTTGGAAATTGACGAAAGGTCACGGATGTTAACTGACCCGGACAATGATCGGATCACTTTTTggagaaatttgtatgaaaagtggaaTGGCGGCTTTCTGAAAccgaaattgtaa